CGTCAAAGTGGTACTAACCTCATTTCCCTGTCATCAGGCCAGAAAAATCCACAACCAAAACACGCATTGTTTTCGACGCTTCAGCAACATTTGAAGGGATATCGTTAAACGACACACTACAGCAAGGCCCAAAACTGCAGAAAGACCTAGTCGATGTCCTGCTCCGATTTCGTAAGGAACCAGTTGCTATTGTCGGAGATATCCAACAAATGTATCTCCAACTGGAGGTTGAGGCCAGGGATAGGCCGTACCAGCGGTTTTTATGGAGAGAGATGGAGGTATGGAGAGTCCCAGAAGAATATGAGTTCAACAGGGTAGTGTTTGGTATAAACTCATCGCCGTTCCTTGCGCAGTTCGTCACCCAGGAGCATGCCAAACACCATAAATCGACATTTCCTTTAGCCTCGGAGACCATACTTAAGTCAACCTTCATGGATGATTCAATGGACTCCGTTTTGAATGATACAGAGGGTGTGAAGCTCTATCAGGAGTTGGCAGAACTATGGTCCAGAGCTGGGATGTATTGTAGAAAATGGCTCTCAAACTCGATGACTGTGTTAGCCGAGATTCCTGAAGAAGACAGTGCAGCTGAGATTAGCTTAGACGAAGGGGAGCTTCCTTCCACCAAGACTCTAGGTGTTCTCTGGCAGGCCAAGGAAGACATGTTCACTTTCACAGCCACACCAGTTGAAGACAACTTCACGCTAACGAAGAGAACGTTTCTGCAGAAGTTAGCCAAAGTGTTTGACCCCATGGGTTTCATATCGCCCTACATCGTGCGCGGAAAGATACTCATGCAGGAGATTTGGACAACTGGAGTTGGATGGGACGATAGGAATCTTGGATGCCTTGAGCAGAAGGCGCAAAGCTGGTTTGCGGACCTTCAAGATTTAGGCCAAGATTTTAGATCATGATCCCAAGATGTCTGCGATTGGACTCCACAGAGAAGGTGCTGAGCATCGAACTTCATGCATTCTCAGATGCATCACAGGATGCATACGGCGCTGTACTTTACGAGCAAACAACCTATGAGGGAGGACTAGTCATGTCACGTCTGATAGTATCGAAGACCAGAGTGGCCCCATTAGCTGCAACCAGCATACCGAGACTTGAGCTGATGGGAGCGACCTTAGACTTGCATTTGACTATGACAGTGATCGCAGCCTTGCAGGTACCGATGCAGGATGTAACCTTATGGAGCGATAGCAGCAATGTTCTGTGGTGGATAAGAGGAAAGAGCAGACAGTTTAAACCGTTCGTAGCCCATCGGATTGGTGAGATACAGACTAAGACCTGCCCAGAACAGTGGAGGCACATACCAACAAAGATGAATCCTGCGGATATCTTATCAAGAGGAGCAAAAGTTGAAGAGTTGTCAGACAACAGTCTTTGGTGGAACGGGCCAGAGTTCCTGTTGAAGGAGCGTTTTGAATGGCCAGAACAGAACATTGGAGAAGACAAGTCGCCATCGAGTGAGCGGAAGAAAAGCTCAAATGGAGTTTTTGTAACAGTACTGAATGCACCACAGCAACAGGACAAGGAGGAGAATGTTCAAGTTGCCGATGAAAGAGTTGCACAAGACTGGCAATTAAACCCAGAGCGCTACTCTAGCTGGGTGAGATTGACCAGAGTTTCTGCTTGGGTCCAACGTTTCGTTGATAATTGCATACAGCCTGCAGATCAAAGGAGACATGGAGAACTCAATGCAGAGGAGATCCAAGAGGCCGAACAACAGTTAATAAAACAAGCTCAGCTAGAGGCTTTTCCGGCAGAATAGAAGGCACTGCAGAAGAAGAAAGCATTACCAGGTTCAAGCAAGATTCTGGGACTACGACCTATAATAGATCAAGATGGAATACTCGGGAGCAATGGCCGACTTGAGAAAGCTGAATTCCTCGCTTATGACGTGCATTACCCTGTGATACTACCACGGAAGAGTTGGGTGACAACGCTGATCATAAGACTTCATCATGAACAAGCTAACCATGCAGCCAGAATCAACCACACCTTGGCATCATTATCTGCGAAGTATTGGATACCAGCAGGTAGAGAAGCTATCCGCGAGTTCGAGAAGTCGTGTTATCAATGCAGACGGAGAAAAGCTAAGGCTGCAACACAGCTAATGGCGCCACTCCCAAGAGTTAGACTTAGGTTACCACTTAGAGCCTTTGCACGAACCTCAGTGGATTATGGCGGTCCTTACCTGACGAAGCAGGGCCGTGGCAAGGTCCGTACTAAACGCTACTTATGCCTGTTTACTTGCCTCCTGTCCAGAGCAGTACACCTCGAAATGGCATTTAGTCTCGACACAGATTCGTTACTGCATTGTTTCAACCGAATGGTGAACCGAAGAGGGGTGCCGTTGGAGATGTACTCAGATAATGGAACGAATTTCGTCAGTTTCGTTAGTCTTAAATTCCAGGCCCCTAACCTACCAGTCTGCCGACCCTCATGATGATACGCCATTGACACCGAACCACCTGTTGCATGGTCAAGTTGGTGGTGAGTTCGCGCCTGAAGCTGCAGACAATATTGCCTACAACCCAAGGAAGAGATGGCGACACGTTCAGAGATTGCTTAGGCACTTCTGGGGGCGCTGGATGAAAGAGTGGCTTCCGATGCTGCATTCGAGAAACAAGTGAGCCAAGGAGGTGAAGGACATCGATGTCGATGACATCGTCTTAGTCATCAGCCCGGACACGAACAGAGGAAAGTGGCCACTTGGACGAGTTGTTGAAGTTTGTCCTGGCGGAGATGGCCATGTCAGGGTGGCCAAGGTGCAGATCGGAAAGAACGCGACCTATCAGCAGACTTTGTCCTCTAGAGTCTGCATAGCCGGGCATTGAAACTCAACCAAGGAGATGGATACCGCTTTGAGGCAAACTGGTAGATGATCATGACTTCAAGGATCCTAGATGTATCGTTGGCAAATATGGACTATATATTAGTTATTTAGTACTAGCTAATCGCGTGATACAAAGAATCGTTCTTTTGTATCATATTTGGATATTCGTGGTGTTTCCTGCCTGCGCTACTAGTATACTTGTGTGCGCTACTGGACTGTGTTCTACGTATTCAGATCAGAATGTTGCGCTATAGGTTTGCGCTATCAGTTATTCAGTTGCCGTTAGTTAGACTGCGATGTGAGAAACTTTTGTGTGCGCGCCAAAGACATTCGTTAATCCGTAGACTCGCAAATTCGTGAAAGCGAAATTATTGGTGAAACTTAGAACAGTAATATCGACATTATTACACTTCCACAACGTACATACAGCTTGTATTGAGGACTTCGGACTATTAGGTTCCTCATTGGACTATTCGATCATTGTATTGAGAAACTCAGAAGTTTTCGCAGCGAATATCAAATTCGTTCGCGTTTTTAGTTCACGTTTAGTTAGAGTTATAGTTCGCTCCGTTAAACCGGTAAGATAAGTTTGTACTCTGGGAGATGTTTTGTTTGGACTGTCGATATGACACTGGATTTCATCCGTACATATCGAGAAAGGGGAGAATGTTTAGAAGATATTGTTGTCTTCGGCCCGTCACGGCCAATGTAGAAGTGTTTTTAAGAGTTAAATAGAAAGAACATCAACGTATTGTGAAAGCCGCCTTTTTCCGTTTATTTGCCCAACAATATCATTAAAATAAGCATCTTTACGAAAACGAATGAAGACAGTGAAGACAACTCACGAAcaatacgggtttttgatttgacatacttatcaaggtcacagaggtcaaatggtgtaaattggccatttgagcgtaactgtggaaagtttgttaacccctaaggctatgaacttgagactttgtacaaaggaccccctaggtcagctgacctctgaccctgaatttcagtccagtttgattctcgacttggctaccagggggccaaaagtgaaaacctagaaagtgtgatatctcgcttattagtgattcgttttcaataacatttttatggtaggttctcctagcaaggatacatcacatatcatatagttttatgatctgacctgcttttcaaggttacagaggtcaaatggcgtaaattggtcatttgattgtaactatggcacgtttcttaaccactgaagctatgaacttgaaatttggtacacatgactccctccgtcatgtaacctcggaaccgaatttcgatctgatctggtactcaacttggccaccaggaggccaaaactaaaataggtaaaggtgcaatatctcgtttattaggcacttgttttgatgatattcttatggtacttactccaagcaacgatacatcacatgtcataccgactttggtttgacctagatactatacatgtacaatgtttcttaatctggatgactATTTTTAGAGGACAATTACAAAAAATTACTCAAACTGTATCATGAACACTCTTACATCATTTGAAAGTAGAAGATAAGATGAATTAAATAATTATTGCCCTTCGTCAATAGGGTGAGTAGTTTTCAAATTATGATTTGGTGAACTTTGGCATTTTTGGTGAGAATCGCAGTCCTTTGGGTTCACGAAAAAAGGGCCTTGAGGCTGAAAGAGTTTGGTTAAGTGCCTGATTCTTAGAAAAACATCTGTATTCGcatctgttaagtttttacccctcagcccataaaggctGGGGGGTGAGGTCAAGGTGAGCGTCGTCAGTCCGTCTGTCTGTTGCACTTTTCCTGAGCATATCTTTGTATCCATAAATGCTAAGCATTTTTTatcagctcagctgactaagtcagccgagcttgtcaaataagttgttcagtggcgtccgtctgtccatccatccatccatccatccatccatccatccatccatccgtccatcggttaaacccatggtgcacattttgtaaccgtaagacctagagacttcaattttgcatttctggatacttctggtcaaactctactttcaaaacaagatttgtcgccattcgacctacttcctgcgagcgagagtgcatgaaggaaactggcctatatcggcctaggagcagcagaattagtcgaaatatgctctaatattaagataaaattcttgaaaatctattttattgagaaaaaattcaaaattttaacaggagagggcgctacctgccttttaattattcctgccgattcaaattcccgcccgatgacgtcagccatcaatgaagtctcctatttgccagttctcaaaacatggcagctgcacaacaaaagcagtagctccaggaataaatcactgttcacttcagcttcgtaatcgattgtacccccattttattgtgttttgtgtggtgttcctattcaatcaccgatgtaaggccttattatgttggttttaattgagaaggtgcattataagcggcgtacgaaataccgaagcggagacaaaatggcggcatgttgtttaggcttggagctcaatgacactcaagtacccaattttctgcttaaaaagtagtctggtaggcgatattatcaccagttcgtttcagtggtagtcataaggactttagggactactttcagaaattagttcttgaaaatttgaccacatttctgtgaaaacgatatcggaagtgcatgctctgttcgcgatgacatcgccgatgtattttgaagtggagaattcccacagtatgtacagtgaatcggcatgattctgttcgcctattaagttttagttctacgattctttcatgagtaaaaagtagacattctaagcaatacaataatgtcactcccataaaaattgattggaaattgagggagctacggcattctgttcggcaactggcagcgctgaaaaaatacattgcatactgtacaataccaaatggcacattttaaaaagcgctcattggacaacgtagggaatcaccagaaatgacgtcatcgctggtctaaatagaaaactacggtggcgcagtagagcacaagaaaaagtttagcattaacttcgtcatgcaagcttcagcaacaaaacgatttctcatgaatgatttatttgatcatcatcagcttgtgtcccctgatagataaaaaaataatttacaatttccatcaaagttttctattttgtgtatagtcacatgttatttaactggcaaggagccaagcagttttgaatattcgcgggaaaatacttcgtacttgtaaacgaggctatgacaatgagtatcctcattcatggcataaacttcatgtttcggtaaatattttcatacaacgatttcacccgaattatggtcaggattgaggaatgaacagtggcataattatgtcaaccaaaaacattggtaccgtagtgaacgcaaaaggatatcaaataccatggagcatgccattttcatgcataatgaacttaacaccgggaagatattaatgatattaactcagctgagcgccaggcccttgggcctcttgtcttGGGTTAGTATGAAGGTCTTATaatgccattgtgccttttggcatttcaatgatttttcgaTCCGTGCTCGGCCCTGGCGGGCACTTCATGTGAAAAACTTCTTTGGGCAATATCTGATGATCACTGTTAataaaaatcataaaatatttatTGTGGACACTTCCAATTTGtaaccaattttttttttgggggggggggatatttggCATCTCTTAATGATGACAGAAATTTAAGTCAATGGAAGCTACTTTTTACCTCTGATCAGTATTGTGGAAGCGGGTGTCAACTATCTATTTGTCTGTCTGTTTAGTTTCGGGAGCATATCTTCGTAACCATtgatgctgggcatttcatctttgGGTGGTAGGTCttattgtgccttttggcagtttgatGATTTTCGGCCCTGTCGTGTCTGAATCTTATAAAAACTGAGCCTTAATTAGAAACATAATAGGCCCAATCATATCTGATATGCTGTGAAAGAATCACATCATGACTACAATGTTAACAAACATGCCTGTAATCTGCTTATTCATGAAACGAAGGAAAGCTCAATGCTGATTTGCTGAGTGTGTCCTTGTCGAAGACGAGATGGTGTATAATCATAAACACGCTAGAAATCAGCCAAGAAGAATCCCCAGTAAGAATCTCATAAAAAATGAGTTTATTCAGAGTGTTCTGCAAATGCCTTTTGCATCAATGAAGGGACAATTGAACACAGCTTTGGTATTGGAATGCATACATGGCCTGACAACGAGTCGTAAACACTTGCATTGCTCACACAAGTCCCGAAAGGagttaaagggaagctatgggaatgattccccattcgaccaacagttacaaccttaacatctacgtaaactgcaatttcttaaaaacaactgtggctcttggttttataaataaacaaatattaatgagtgaaatggatgatcttaattgcttatttttgaatcaagtatgccgccatcttggtggattttaatctggtctctcctccaaacggagagccaatgacgtcatggatgcagccattgtgacaatcagctgttcgaacagtggcgaatgcttggaatgacagatgacagttcttcgatttctttGGGTTCTTCGTTGACGTCCggcgatgaatccttcgattacaaccgtgcatcagcagaagaacgagCAGGTCTAGTTCCCTATGCATTTGAGCCAGGGTACCAGGGCAGAAAAAGGTCGGGAAACTTAGTGGAAACGAGTAGTACTCGCcttgatgaaaaaaacccactgcatccatgacgtcattcgcccgggagatttgaacaaacatggctacccccgcaaactgcttattaaatgcaattttctgcactatctaggaatattcatcacatccttggtgtagagtatttgtttgtcatgtaacttggtatgaatttgtttaaaaaaatatttgattttgctgcatcaatttattcccCTAGCTTCCCTTTAAGATTGCCTCGTACGAGTTGATACCTCTTTTAAGTCTTCGAATTCTTGTATTTCAGGAGTGGACGACTAGAATAGAGTTTTTAgcaatttctttgcttttcaagTAAGTCTTTGAATTATTGTGGCTTGTCAGTTTGAGAGAAGGTAGTGTATCATTGTGCTTGATAAAATTCATGTATAGTAAGCAGCAGATTTGATCCTGGCCACAACTCTCCTGAACATTGTAGTCAAaaccacggatgtagagcaaaaggaTTAGCAACTTGGCTTCCAGCTATTGTTTTCGAGGTATACCAAACAGATAACGATGTGTGATAGAGGGCAACAACCGGGACATTATTGGCGCATGCTTATTTGCTATCTgaattttgttgcatgcaatgaGACTTGCGAAATAAACAGATAATTTGTTTAAATATAAATTATAAATGATAAATTCTCTTCTAAGGTATATTCATTGTCAATTGTTGATTATTGTGGTTATTCTTTagctgagctagtcaaatagctatttgaaTGGTGTTTGTcgttccatccatccatccgtagACAAATAGGGCATTTTGttccgtaagacctaggcattTCAAATCTGGCCCTCAGTAAAAACTGCCCATGATATATTCAGTGCTATTCGATTTAAACTCAGCTCACCAGGTGGCAGCAAAAATATTGtctctttattccagcagaaaGAAGTTTGAAGTAAAATTGAAGAGGTCTGCATAATATTGAGGTGTTGATATAGAAATGAAATAGATTaatttagattttttttcacCACTTGGCGGTATTGGGTAAAAGTGTAACTTGGCACACTGCCAGCCGTGTTTGAATTTCTCGGTTCGAGGCAATACTTCGGCATCCCGAGCAACGTCACAGTTGTACAGTTGCACCTGAAGCTGCATGTAAACGACAGCCACTTTGTTAACCCAAATGGGTCACCTACGGAGTACGCCGTAGCcttttaaaaatctgaaaacggGCACCTACGGCTAATTTCGTATGTTATTTGAATCACACGCCACAATGGGGAATCGCCATTAAGTCATCAGTTATCACCGCAGAGCTGTGAAGAATGACCAATACGCATGTTTTCTCACCATTGTGTGTTTGATTTCGTCTTTTCGATGTATTTTGGGGGTTTTTGTAGGGTTTCCAAGGGAGGGACCAGACCAGCTATGGAGGATGCTACGGAAACATGAATTATAAAATTCAGTATAGGGATAGGGGTTAGTTTTTGACTTTATTTGATAGTATATCACCTCTACTACAGTGCGTATTGGTCAATGTTTTTGGTACTGAGGGGTGGTTTGGCTGACCGACACCTTGggccctttttggctcaccgtagtggagtctatacaacaccgctgtctccgttgtccgtcgtcgtcgtccgtcgtcgtatcctgtttcaaaaacagtggcacatttcttaactgctggggctatgaacttgaaactttgtacacaggacccccaggtcaggttgCCTCTTGACGATGAATTTCTGTCctatctgattcttgacttggccaccagagggccagaagtggaaacctaaaaagtgtgatatctctcttgtgAGTGACTTgcttttgataacatttttatggtaggttctcctagtaaggatacatcacttatcatacgggtttttgatttgacctaaggtcacagaggtcaaatggcataaattgtcggtttgagtgtaactatggcacgtttcttaaccgataaagctatgaacttgaaatttggtacacatgactccctacctCATATAACCTCGGAcatcgaatttcggtctgatctgattctcgacttggcaaccagggtcttgttttcaattttattttcatggtaggtgctcagagcaaggatacatcacatatcctacgggtttttgattttacctaattttcaaggtcacagatgtcaaatagTGTGAATTGGCTGTTTGTGTGTATCTATGGTCagttcttaaccactaaagctatgaactttagtctttgtacacatgacctcctaggtcagatgacctgtgacactgatttttagtcccatctgattcttaacttggccaccaaggggccacaaagcaaaattttgaaaagtgcCATAtatcgcttattactgattcgttTTGGTAAAGATGTTATGCtaggtactcttagcaaggatgcatcacaaatgatacaggtttttgatttgacgtacttgtcatggtcacagaggtcaaatggtgtaaattggccatttgagtgtaactgtggcatgtttcttatgtaactatggcacgtttcttaaccgctaaagctatgaagttgaaatttggtgcacagtACTTCCTATGTGATGTAgcatctgacaatgaatttcggtccggtctgattcttgacttggccaccaggtggccagaagtggaaaccttaaaagatatctctcttatgagtggaGTATATAGAGGCAatactatgaacttgaaatttggtacacattactccctatgtcatgttacctctgacaatgaatttcggttcgatctgatttttgacttggccaccagggggccaaaagtggaaaccttaaaagtttgatatctctcttattagtGGAGTATATAGAGGCAATACATAGAACAAACCTCTATCTCAACCGGTACCACGGTAGCTAAAAGCAGTTAGACATGCTTAcggtgtatacaatgtatgctATTATGTGGTCTTGTCTGCTGACACCGAGTCCCTGTACGAGTTTGTGTACATTAATGCGTGGTGTCTgtacggtttatgcctgtttcgcctattcctgtttcgcctattcctgtttcgcctacaaaattcctgtttcgcctattcctgtttcgcctattcctgtttcgcctactttccagtacccctacaataaatcgactctcccagggggaaccttagggatgcatgtccattttatggggaaaacgtgaggggacaattggatgatgttaacgatgtgatgacaatttgactaatcaaatgccatcaactttgttaacaaaccatgccatgaccgttttgaaagagtcgccttgaaagcggggacagtccgggacttatttgaccatatgaccatactgacacacagtaaaaactaatagattaagtagagtaaagcagtcgcttattttataaaaacaggaattcatgactttttgataaaaatacataatactgtacattctcataattatttgatcaaaatcagctgtaaaacccatgtcatagtaaagaacaatgtagctataggtattctttctattacgaagccagttactgactaagacaaaagaaagagaatcaacaatataaaatgcaggcctaagaaacctttctcaaatctgatgaaagggtaaaattttcttactattttatttcttgccttttaaaataagctaaaacacaagccgatgtaagctatgtataattttccaaagttattccgaataatactgaaataattgacatgtcgctaaatccattatttcagactttattcttaatgatagcctttaacactatagtaagggacgattcatattcctacgtctgtggggaggttagcaatacatttgaataggcgaaacaggaataggcgaaacaggaattaggcgaaacaggaataggcggaacaggaataggcgaaacaggaatacaccgtctGTACAGTGATTATTTACAATGTATCTACGTAGTGTGTTTATGCATCGATTTTGCCGTTTTTATAGTCCTCATTTGACTGAAGCAAACTCTCCCTAAAGCTTTGAAAGGTTTTGAATGGTATTTAATCtgttctaaacaacatataatgACTGTTTCTTATGTCTGTGACAACTTAATCAACGAGTTTGAgtgattttcaaaacatttcttttggcaTAAATTATAACGTCTTGGCCGCTGAAAAGTCTCAGTGGCGGGAGATTTGAACTTCTTATACATGGCAATGATGGATTTTGCTTTGGGCTCTTTCGAAGAAGGGGTATTATTTTGTTATGCTATAAAAATTACTGTAAATTGTTGACAGTTGCTAATCAATTTCCAAAACTAATCCATTTCAGACTTTGATTGTAAAATTGCTACTC
This genomic window from Lineus longissimus chromosome 13, tnLinLong1.2, whole genome shotgun sequence contains:
- the LOC135498386 gene encoding uncharacterized protein LOC135498386, which encodes MIPRCLRLDSTEKVLSIELHAFSDASQDAYGAVLYEQTTYEGGLVMSRLIVSKTRVAPLAATSIPRLELMGATLDLHLTMTVIAALQVPMQDVTLWSDSSNVLWWIRGKSRQFKPFVAHRIGEIQTKTCPEQWRHIPTKMNPADILSRGAKVEELSDNSLWWNGPEFLLKERFEWPEQNIGEDKSPSSERKKSSNGVFVTVLNAPQQQDKEENVQVADERVAQDWQLNPERYSSWVRLTRVSAWVQRFVDNCIQPADQRRHGELNAEEIQEAEQQLIKQAQLEAFPAE